A portion of the Paenibacillus marchantiae genome contains these proteins:
- a CDS encoding FecCD family ABC transporter permease — MNTNTRFKITGLATIIVLTLLAFLFSIMYGIVQIPLRSVVDTFYAFDGSREHLIIQTVRLPRAVIAAVVGSSLAVAGCLMQAISRNALAGPELFGINYGAALTAVLASFWLGTTSLQLFAWSALLGAAVAGVLVFLLSSTGRQPLTSVKLVLAGATLNLLFASLTQGILILNEQSLDAMRFWLAGSLTGRDLDLFIQILPYLILGIVGSFALSSQLNIFGLGDEVAQGLGQRMKMIRIICIISIVLLAGSAVALAGPIGFIGLAVPHIARSITGSDYRWVVPYSAVLGALLLLTADIGARFVLPGQEIPVGVVTAFFGAPFLIYLAQRKERSI, encoded by the coding sequence CCATCATCGTGTTGACACTTCTCGCGTTTCTATTCAGCATCATGTATGGCATCGTACAGATTCCATTGCGTTCTGTTGTGGATACGTTCTATGCCTTTGATGGCTCGCGTGAACACCTGATCATTCAAACCGTCAGGCTGCCAAGAGCGGTTATTGCCGCAGTGGTTGGCAGCTCACTGGCTGTGGCCGGGTGCCTGATGCAGGCGATTAGCCGCAATGCCCTCGCAGGTCCTGAACTGTTCGGTATTAATTATGGCGCGGCACTTACCGCGGTGCTTGCTTCCTTTTGGCTGGGAACGACGTCTCTACAATTATTTGCATGGTCTGCGCTGTTGGGGGCGGCGGTTGCAGGCGTGCTGGTTTTCCTTCTTAGTTCCACGGGCAGACAACCCTTAACTTCCGTAAAACTAGTTCTGGCAGGGGCTACATTAAATTTGTTATTTGCTTCACTGACACAAGGCATTCTTATCCTGAATGAGCAGTCTTTGGATGCGATGCGTTTCTGGTTGGCGGGTTCATTGACAGGCAGAGATCTCGATCTGTTTATTCAAATTCTGCCTTATCTGATCCTTGGCATCGTCGGTTCGTTTGCATTAAGCAGTCAATTGAACATTTTTGGATTAGGTGATGAAGTGGCTCAAGGATTAGGACAGCGAATGAAGATGATTAGGATCATCTGTATTATCTCGATTGTTCTGCTGGCTGGCAGTGCCGTGGCACTTGCCGGACCAATCGGATTTATCGGGTTAGCCGTTCCGCATATTGCAAGATCAATAACAGGCAGTGATTATCGCTGGGTAGTTCCGTACTCTGCTGTTCTGGGGGCACTACTGCTGCTCACAGCAGATATTGGAGCGAGATTTGTGTTGCCTGGGCAGGAAATTCCTGTTGGGGTGGTTACAGCCTTCTTCGGTGCTCCTTTCCTCATCTATTTGGCCCAAAGAAAGGAGAGATCGATATGA
- a CDS encoding FecCD family ABC transporter permease, which translates to MISSIIKKRAITLILILLLLNVGVLVLNVMLGDRSIPPGEVLRSLMGRGDQEYHFTIHQLRLPRVLTGFLVGCGLALAGTILQVITRNPLASPGVIGLNSGAAAAVVAVMVLVPTFPMRHMPWIAFVGAFLAATVIYGLSWRKGEASSTVRMLLIGVGISAMAGALITYLLTVGKIFRISQASVWMAGSLYGRTWGHFWPLLPWMLLLFLLLIWMSRRLDMFLLDVQSATGLGLRVETMRVLFLLMSVGLAGSAVSMAGTIGFVGLMAPHMAKHLAGSRSLVRLPIAALLGGLIVMLADLAGRTCFTPYEIPAGLITAIIGAPYMMYLLLRRRGI; encoded by the coding sequence ATGATTTCTTCTATTATAAAGAAACGTGCAATCACCCTTATTCTGATCCTGTTGTTATTGAATGTGGGGGTGCTTGTGCTTAATGTGATGTTAGGAGATCGCTCCATCCCTCCGGGAGAAGTATTGCGTAGCTTGATGGGAAGGGGAGATCAGGAATATCACTTCACCATTCATCAGTTAAGGCTGCCCCGGGTACTGACCGGTTTTCTGGTTGGGTGCGGTCTGGCATTGGCGGGTACAATCCTACAGGTCATTACAAGGAATCCTCTGGCATCACCTGGCGTAATTGGGCTGAATTCGGGTGCGGCTGCTGCGGTGGTTGCCGTCATGGTGCTGGTTCCTACCTTTCCAATGCGGCATATGCCTTGGATTGCATTCGTTGGAGCCTTTCTCGCGGCCACGGTAATCTATGGATTGTCATGGAGAAAAGGAGAGGCGAGTTCCACGGTTCGCATGCTGCTGATTGGTGTGGGCATCTCTGCAATGGCTGGCGCATTAATCACCTATTTGCTGACGGTGGGCAAAATATTCCGGATCTCTCAGGCTTCCGTGTGGATGGCAGGCAGTCTATACGGACGAACGTGGGGACACTTTTGGCCTTTATTGCCGTGGATGCTGCTCCTGTTTCTTCTATTAATATGGATGTCCAGACGGCTGGATATGTTTCTGCTCGATGTCCAGTCGGCAACTGGACTGGGTCTGCGGGTAGAGACTATGCGGGTGTTGTTCCTTCTGATGAGTGTAGGGCTCGCCGGGTCCGCGGTGTCGATGGCAGGAACGATTGGCTTTGTTGGCTTAATGGCTCCTCACATGGCAAAACATCTGGCAGGAAGCCGGAGTCTCGTTCGTTTACCGATTGCAGCGTTGCTTGGAGGACTGATCGTCATGCTCGCAGATCTCGCCGGACGGACATGTTTCACTCCGTATGAAATTCCAGCCGGATTAATTACGGCGATTATCGGGGCTCCATATATGATGTATTTGCTGTTACGACGCAGAGGGATATAA